One genomic segment of Hordeum vulgare subsp. vulgare chromosome 2H, MorexV3_pseudomolecules_assembly, whole genome shotgun sequence includes these proteins:
- the LOC123428049 gene encoding uncharacterized protein LOC123428049, with the protein MALQYSWISPVINNQNVFRTRNFIWKRDKPNGKNPSDCEKVEPEKPARLKAPKLKAERAVDTDDIVEVKRDRVPTFNQMTDLYHHPFCLDIHVSKGSVRACFVHRVTSRVVSVAHSISKDMKFDLSSRKGIKACVAVGALLVKRAIEDDIHNAIYTPTKGDKIEGKIEVVLRGIIENGVDVKVKLKQRRKICHDYLLLYFACLMMPVNFLIYILIFLAHNMRNEFKNNWFIRSV; encoded by the exons ATGGCGTTGCAGTACAGCTG GATAT CACCGGTAATCAACAACCAGAATGTTTTCAGGA CAAGGAACTTTATATGGAAGAGAGATAAACCCAATGGCAAGAATCCATCCGATTGTGAGAAGGTGGAACCTGAGAAGCCAGCTCGTTTGAAGGCTCCAAAGCTGAAAGCAGAGCGTGCAGTGGATACGGATGACATAGTTGAGGTCAAGAGGGACCGAGTGCCAACTTTTAACCAGATGACTGATCTGTACCACCACCCTTTCTGCCTGGACATACATGTCTCCAAGGGGTCGGTGCGTGCTTGCTTCGTCCACCGAGTGACCAGCAGGGTTGTGTCGGTCGCTCACTCCATATCAAAGGACATGAAGTTTGATCTGAGTTCAAGGAAGGGTATCAAGGCATGTGTGGCGGTTGGGGCGTTACTTGTGAAGCGTGCGATAGAGGATGATATTCACAATGCAATTTATACACCTACAAAAGGGGACAAAATCGAAGGAAAAATTGAGGTTGTGTTGCGTGGAATAATTGAGAATGGAGTCGACGTGAAGGTGAAACTCAAACAAAGGAGGAAGATATGTCATGATTATTTATTATTGTATTTCGCTTGTTTGATGATGCCTGTAAATTTTCTAATATATATTTTGATCTTCTTAGCACATAACATGCGGAATGAATTTAAAAATAATTGGTTCATACGAAGTGTATGA
- the LOC123426580 gene encoding uncharacterized protein LOC123426580 produces the protein MNRIQSVSLQGDAAEAGAAPDPAALARWARAFCIIRFDLERGQLVEACFPPDALAHGSLDRLVALSFFSMPRREPDPAVVLAVDRYDSNGCMRRLTAYVEAVELLSAGADTEGVFPGYVHTFTATATIHQFTAEDLAGAAMMQQLKRALNNYSFSGRTAYIPLP, from the coding sequence ATGAACCGGATCCAGTCCGTCTCGCTGCAGGGCGACGCGGCCGAGGCGGGCGCGGCGCCCGACCCCGCGGCGCTGGCGCGGTGGGCGCGGGCGTTCTGTATCATCCGCTTCGACCTGGAGCGCGGGCAGCTGGTCGAGGCCTGCTTCCCGCCGGACGCGCTCGCCCACGGCAGCCTCGACCGCCTCGTCGCcttgtctttcttttccatgcctCGACGTGAACCAGATCCAGCCGTGGTTCTCGCCGTGGACCGATATGACAGCAATGGGTGCATGAGGCGCCTCACCGCGTACGTGGAAGCCGTCGAGCTGCTCTCTGCGGGCGCCGACACCGAGGGCGTCTTCCCCGGGTATGTCCACACcttcaccgccaccgccaccatccACCAATTCACCGCTGAAGATCTCGCAGGTGCTGCAATGATGCAACAGCTGAAAAGGGCGCTTAACAATTACAGTTTCTCCGGCCGAACTGCTTATATACCACTTCCATAG